The Patescibacteria group bacterium genomic sequence ATATCATCGCCTACAATATTTCATACAACAATTATAGTTTTGCAAGTATCCACAATGGCACTGGCGGAGGATTTCAAGTTGACGTACAAAACTTGAGGATTGAAAACAATACAATTGTAGAAACCACGGGCGCGGGTAAGCACATCTTTTGGATCTGGCAGCCAGCCTCTGCGGGTACTGTTAACTTCCGAAACAACATTGTGTACTCAGATACGAAATATGGCGCTTCCAACCAGGTTAACTTTTCCCACTCAAACAATGTATTTTATTTTATCTCTGGGGCCTCTTTCCCTTCCAGTTACGCCAACAGTAGTGATATGGTTGACCAAAACCCTCAATTTGTTAATCTCTCAAATGGAGATCTCCACCTTTTGTCTCATAGTCCGGCAATTGATAAAGGTGTTCACTTGGGTTACAGTCAAGACTTTGACGGACGGTCTATAGCCGGCGTTCCGGATATAGGCGCGTTTGAGTACAGTACTGGCGGACTCCCGCCTACGCCTACTGTTACCCCCACTCCAGATACCACCCTCATTTTAGGGGATTTAGACCGAGACGCGGATGTTGATATCCGTGACTACAATCTTTTAGTTGCTGACTTTGGCAAAACCGGTTCCCCGGGTTTTATTGCCGCTGATATTATTAAAGACGGCCAGGTGGATATTTTTGATTATAATATCCTGGTAACAAATTTTGGCAGATGAAAAAAATATTGCTATTTTTCACTCTTTTCCTTTTTTCCGGCTTGACACTTATAGGAGTTCGCCCCGTATCCGCGGCCGAATCGCCGTATCTCAAAATGCACGGCAAGATTTTCGAAAACATTTCCCGCCCCCGATTTCTTGATAATCTTACCGCTGAAAATCCCCTCTATCTCTTTAGTAATCCTTTTGTGGATACAAGCATCCTTACCTCCGGAAAAATCCAGGAAATCCACTCCCGTCTCCCCCAAATTAAAGTTATCCTCCATCTACTCTGCTGCACCCTGTTTGATAACAAAGAGGTTGATAGTATCCCGCCAGGGAAAATCCACGCCGATCTTCAAAATTCCCAAGGACAATTTGATAACTTCTGGACAAATCACCGTGATGCTTTTATGAAAAACAGTGGTGGTGGATATGTTTATTACAAAATTGAAAAAACGGGTAACTATTGGTTTTATGAGGGTGACGGGCACCTCATGGATCCGGCGAACTCCTTTTATCAGAATTTCCTATATGGCAAAATTAAACACTACATTGATGCTGGTTATGACGGCGTCTACCTTGACCTTATGTATCCTAACTTCATGCAAAAGTTTTATTACTCCAAACCTTTCATAAACGGCCACGCCATCACGCGGGACGAGTGGAACAGCAAACTCATCAGCTTAAGCCGCTCCCTCCAAGACCGCAAAAACAACGACCCGGACCCAACAATGAAAAAGGCGCTTATTATCACCAACAGCGTCGGCGGCGGACCCGGGGACGGGAGCGACCCTGTCGACCGCATCCAGTTTAACCGGGATCTCCAGACGCAGGGAGTACAGATTGAAAACCCGTTTGCCGATTATCGCACCATGACAACCGGTGACTGGCTGGGGACCGTCAATCGCATCCGGGATATCACGGCGCTCCGAAATAATCAGCTCCGCGGCTGGTTGAACTTTCATGCCAGCGAGCAGTTCCCCAACCAGGAAGAGTGCGACCGCCACGGACTGTTCACCTATGCGTCCTACCTGCTCGGCAACCAGTCACCGCTGTTTGCCTTTCAGTTCGAGTGCGCCATGGGTCCCGGCATCCACACGGAACCGACGCAGAACCTAACCCGTATCCGCTTGGGGAATCCCGTAGGTCCCTACCGGCAAACGTCCTTCCTCTACCGCAGGGATTATGACAACGGCCTGGTCCTTGTCAATCCCACGGATACCCAGCGCACGTATCAGCCGGCAGTACCGCTCTTTAACCCCTACACCTCTGCCGTCTATCCTGCCAATAGCACAATCCATGTTGCAACCCGAAGCGGGTTAGTACTTCTCAAAAACCCAGCCCGCAACCCCGCTGACCTGACCGACGAAGGAGATACTCCGGGAAACCAGGTGAATATTTACGACTACAATCTTTTAGTTGCTGACTTTGGCAAAACCGGCTCCCCGGGTTTTATTGCCGCTGATATTATTAAAGACGGCAGGGTGGATATTTTTGATTATAATATATTAGTAGAGAATTTTGAGAGATGAAATATATTCTTACACTTTTTATCCTAGTTATCTTTCCCCTTGTCTTTCTACCCTCGTCTACTTACGCCGCCAATGTATCTTTTAACCTGGATGATTCCCACTTTATTCCCAAGCTTGTTAACAGTTTTAATGAATCCTGGATCGGCATCACCCCGATTTCCTTTAGCTACAACAAAATGGCTTTTGACAAAACCGGAACTAATCTTATCCGCTTTCCCGGAGGCACGGTCGGCAATTTCTACGACTGGGAAACTTTTGCTCCAAACTGGCAAGTCGCAGAAGAAATCTTAGGGGCGCACAACAAAGATTATCAGTTTCAAAAAAAATCATTTGAGACCTTAGTTAGAAATCTTAATCCGATTGATTTTATTAATAAAGCCCATGAGTACGGACAAGAAGTTATTGTTCAACTTAATCTTTATATCAACACTCCGGCGCAAACAGCAGCGGCTTTAAGAAAAATCAAAAATGCCGGGATTGATATCAAATATTTTGAACTGGGCAATGAGATGTATGCTTATATGTCTTTAAACGAATATCTGCAAAAAGCCCAGGCCGCTGCCGTTAAAATTAAAGAGTATTATCCCAATGCCCAGATTGGTATTGTCGCTAACCAGCGTGTTTTATGGAGTGGCGGGGATAGTCGGTGGGGGAATGAAGCACCTCCCAATGCCGACTGGTTTGATGCAATTATTGTTCACCCCTATCTTAATTCTCAACCCGAGCCTAACATGTCCACCAGTCTTACCAACCCGGAACACCAAGAATATATCTTCTCCTCGGTAAATGAGAAGCTAGCAAGATTGGTTGATCTGGTTAAAGCCCAGTATCCTAACAAAAAAATCTGGACTACTGAATGGAATACCCTGTCCGGCCCGGAACAAGAAAATCCTTTTATGACTAATACCTATTCTTCTTCGGTTTACACTTACTACTTTTTGCTCAATCTTCTTAAGTACCCGCAAATTACCATTGCCAACCGTCACTTTTTGTGGGGAAAAAGTGAATCGCCGATTAATGCGCTCCTTCAGGTTAAGAACAATATTTATGAAACTTACTACAGTCAGGATCGAAATCCGCCGGACAATGCTTTTTCCTTTGAGCAATTTTTTGTCAAAACGCCCCCATATTGGCCTTTTGCCTGGATTGGAGAGGCTTTTTCCCGACATTCTAAGTTTGCGGTAATTGACAATCCGGGCTATGCTGCCGCTTACTTTTTTAAACCCAGCCAAGCTCAAACCGGATCAATCGCGATTATTAATAAAAAGCCTGTTAGCCAGAGTTTTTATTTTGAAAATATTGACCCGAATACCCCTTACTCAGCCATTGTTTTAGCCGAGGATTGGCTCGCCCCAAACAGCGAAGAAAACCAAATGCAACCCCAAACCAGACCTCTTGAGAATAAAACCCTTAGAATTGGCCCTTTTGCCATTGCCTATATTACACCAACCGAGGTCGCGCCGCTCTTAGCTGATCTTAACCAAGATAATAAAGTAGACATCTATGACTACAACCTTCTTGTTACCGACTTTGGCAAAGCCGGTTCCCCGGGCTTTATTCCGGCAGATATTATTAAAGATGGCAAAGTGGATATTTTTGATTATAATATATTAGTGGGGAATTTTGGGCGATAATTAATTAAATTAAAAACAAAAATGACAAATAAAAAATACTTAGGTTTAATTGTTTTAATTTTGCTCGGTGCGGTTGCTGTTGGTAGTTGGTTTTATTTGAACAAAATAACAGTCAAACCAACTCCTCAATCTATTAGCGGAGTGAAACTTTATTTTCTGCCTGAAAGCTTTTCTGTTAAATCAGGCGATAATTTCACAGTTGCTTTACGAATAGACCCGGTTGGCAAAAAAATCACTGCTCAAGAGCTTTATTTTTCTTTTAATTCGGAGCTGGTTAACTTGAACAGAATTACCACCTCAACCGCCTTTTCAGTGGCTTTAATGCCGGCAGAGATTAATAATCAAACAGGCCAAGCTTCAATTACTCTTGGCGCTCCTCCGACTGCTCCGGTTGGCGAGGAATCTGATGTGCTTTATCTTAATTTTACTGCCGAAGATCAGGTGGGCAGGGGCGTGGTTAAAGTTGAAAACAACTCTCAAGTTGCGGCAATCGGAATGACCGCCAATGTTTTAGAGGGGTTTGGCGCCCTGCAATTAAGAATTAATAGGAAGTAATTAGGAAGAAAGATTAAAAAAATGAAAAAATTTTTTGTTGTGCTTTTTTCGAGCTTAATTGTTATTATTCAAACTGGAGTTGTCTTAGCAGCTCCGGATACTCGGCTTTATTTTGAACCACAGAACAGCTCTGTTAATCCAGATAATAGTTTTTCCCTGAAGGTTAAGATTAATCCTGGAACCAATCGGGTTAGCGCAATTGAGCTTTATCTTTCTTTTGATAAAACCAGACTGCGGCTAGATAGTATAGGTGTTTCCAGCGCCTTTTCTACTGTTTTAAAATCAGCGGCAATTAACAATACTGCTGGCACTGCTTCAATTACAGTTGGCAGTCCTCCGGCCTCGCCAGTCAGCGCCGTTTCTGATCTGGTTACTCTTAATTTTAAAGCCAAAACAGGAGCAGCGGCTGGCAATGCTTCTGTGGCTGTGGTTAACACCACCAAAGCCGCGGCACTGGGCGAAACCGGCAATGTGATTATTAGTTCTGGCTATGGCTCAGCAGTTGTTTCTGTTGTGATTCCTTCTCCCAGTCCAAGCCCGATTTACAATGATGCGGATTTGGATTTAGACGGCGAAGTTTGGCTTAGCGACTATAATGCTTTGCTGACTGTTTTTGGTCAAACTAATTCAACTCCAGGTTGGATTAGGGCTGATATTCTTAGAAATGGCAGAATAGACATTTATGACTACAATGCTTTAGTTGTGAATTTTGGCTTTGGGCATTAAAATCAGCATCAAATGATTTTGAGTAATAAAATTAAAGTCTTTTTTTGTTCAATTTTGGCTTTTTTGCTCTTGCCAATAGCCGTTTGGGCTGCTCCAGCAAGCTCGCTTTATTTTGAACCAAAAACAATCCAGAGCTCTGTTAATAAGAACTTTTCCTTAAAGCTGAAAATCAATCCCGGAACCAACCGAGTTAGCGCAATTGAGCTTTATTTAGAGTTTGACGCTAACAGATTAAGGCTTAATAGCATCACACCTTCTTCTGCTTTTGGGATAGTTCTTCAGCCTGCGAATATAGATAATAATCAAGGCAAAGCCTCTGTTGTTCTTGGCGCGCCGCCGACTGCGCCAGTAAGCAGCATTTCTGATTTGGTTAATTTAAGCTTCACCACAAAAACAGCCGGACAAACTAATATCAGCATTCCCCAGCAAACTGAAGTCGTAGCAATCAATGAGACCGGCAATGTGATTGTTTCTTATGGCCAGCCAGCTCTAATAACTATTTCTGGTTCTTCTTTGCCAGTTACGCCAACACCAGCTGTTTCCTTTACTCCTTGGCCATCTCTGCGCCCCAGTTCTAACCCGAGCTTTAGTCCAGTTGTTTCCGTTTTGCCAAAACCGTCTCCAAAATCTGAAGAGACCGAAACCGGTTTGTTTCCTAATTTAAAACGTTATGTTCAGAGTTATCAAAAAAGAGAAACTACAGAGCCAGAGAAAGACCGCAGCGCTTTGCCTATTTTTGAGTTTATCAAAGGAATTTTCAGCGCTTTGGGAAATTTCTTTAAGAACTTGTTTAAATGATAAAAGATAATGTTATAATAAGATAGAGTTATAATTGTCCGGTAAAGATGAAAAATATTTTTCAGACTAAATTTAAAAAAATAAATGGTTTTGGCAAAGCTATTTTTGCTCTGATTGCGGTCGGTTTTTTAAGTTTTGCGATGATTGTTTTTGCTTGGCAGAATCCGACTCAATCTCCGCCCGGCGGAAACTTATCTCTGCCCTGGACCCGGAGCGGCACCAATGTTTATCTAACTAATACCGGAGATAAGGTTGGAATTGGCACTATCTCGCC encodes the following:
- a CDS encoding putative glycoside hydrolase — encoded protein: MKKILLFFTLFLFSGLTLIGVRPVSAAESPYLKMHGKIFENISRPRFLDNLTAENPLYLFSNPFVDTSILTSGKIQEIHSRLPQIKVILHLLCCTLFDNKEVDSIPPGKIHADLQNSQGQFDNFWTNHRDAFMKNSGGGYVYYKIEKTGNYWFYEGDGHLMDPANSFYQNFLYGKIKHYIDAGYDGVYLDLMYPNFMQKFYYSKPFINGHAITRDEWNSKLISLSRSLQDRKNNDPDPTMKKALIITNSVGGGPGDGSDPVDRIQFNRDLQTQGVQIENPFADYRTMTTGDWLGTVNRIRDITALRNNQLRGWLNFHASEQFPNQEECDRHGLFTYASYLLGNQSPLFAFQFECAMGPGIHTEPTQNLTRIRLGNPVGPYRQTSFLYRRDYDNGLVLVNPTDTQRTYQPAVPLFNPYTSAVYPANSTIHVATRSGLVLLKNPARNPADLTDEGDTPGNQVNIYDYNLLVADFGKTGSPGFIAADIIKDGRVDIFDYNILVENFER
- a CDS encoding cohesin domain-containing protein, with amino-acid sequence MTNKKYLGLIVLILLGAVAVGSWFYLNKITVKPTPQSISGVKLYFLPESFSVKSGDNFTVALRIDPVGKKITAQELYFSFNSELVNLNRITTSTAFSVALMPAEINNQTGQASITLGAPPTAPVGEESDVLYLNFTAEDQVGRGVVKVENNSQVAAIGMTANVLEGFGALQLRINRK
- a CDS encoding cohesin domain-containing protein is translated as MKKFFVVLFSSLIVIIQTGVVLAAPDTRLYFEPQNSSVNPDNSFSLKVKINPGTNRVSAIELYLSFDKTRLRLDSIGVSSAFSTVLKSAAINNTAGTASITVGSPPASPVSAVSDLVTLNFKAKTGAAAGNASVAVVNTTKAAALGETGNVIISSGYGSAVVSVVIPSPSPSPIYNDADLDLDGEVWLSDYNALLTVFGQTNSTPGWIRADILRNGRIDIYDYNALVVNFGFGH
- a CDS encoding cohesin domain-containing protein, producing the protein MSNKIKVFFCSILAFLLLPIAVWAAPASSLYFEPKTIQSSVNKNFSLKLKINPGTNRVSAIELYLEFDANRLRLNSITPSSAFGIVLQPANIDNNQGKASVVLGAPPTAPVSSISDLVNLSFTTKTAGQTNISIPQQTEVVAINETGNVIVSYGQPALITISGSSLPVTPTPAVSFTPWPSLRPSSNPSFSPVVSVLPKPSPKSEETETGLFPNLKRYVQSYQKRETTEPEKDRSALPIFEFIKGIFSALGNFFKNLFK